In Limibacter armeniacum, a single window of DNA contains:
- a CDS encoding DUF2586 family protein has translation MIKGVEIIKVTPSPSASLAEVATSGLIVEAVDVAGKFEAGNLYHFLSIRDAQAAGLSEDYDLSNSVVVYHHIREFFAMAGEGVSLYVMPVAKDSTQTVLAGEGYLKKLVQDTEGKVFQVGIATNPTVDDAMVNGLESDLVAAIPVAQATVDWAFSAMFPTRVILEGRNFTPPVAAVEDLRNLTDVSAPNVSVVVAQDYNHAARDAAFSHYAAVGTALGTMAAARVHESMGWVEQFNLTDAGKGRWLSAGLSNHTPATAIQQDWGALDDKGYIFAIKYPHLDGFRWNGDHTCTQVEVAEDGTMNESQQRFGRTADKAIRAVYAALIPKVNSPQLLDANGKLPPVMVASFKAAAEKAIDRQLAGEISARRVIVDKDSVLLPPNPVLKVSLEVVPVGSADTIQVSFALKNSLNNGN, from the coding sequence ATGATCAAGGGAGTAGAGATAATCAAGGTTACACCATCCCCGTCAGCATCGCTGGCGGAGGTGGCTACCTCAGGGCTGATCGTCGAGGCGGTGGATGTGGCGGGCAAGTTTGAGGCTGGCAACCTCTACCATTTCCTGAGTATCCGTGACGCGCAGGCGGCTGGCTTGAGTGAGGATTATGACCTTTCCAACAGTGTGGTGGTCTACCATCACATCCGTGAGTTTTTCGCGATGGCCGGTGAGGGGGTATCCCTTTATGTGATGCCCGTGGCGAAAGACAGTACCCAGACCGTACTGGCCGGTGAGGGCTACCTCAAGAAACTGGTACAGGATACGGAAGGAAAGGTGTTCCAGGTAGGCATTGCCACCAACCCAACGGTAGATGATGCGATGGTAAACGGGCTGGAGAGTGACCTGGTGGCTGCCATTCCGGTGGCACAGGCAACGGTTGACTGGGCATTCTCGGCCATGTTCCCGACCCGTGTCATTCTGGAAGGGCGCAACTTTACGCCCCCCGTGGCTGCCGTGGAGGACCTTAGGAACCTGACAGATGTGTCGGCTCCCAACGTGTCGGTAGTGGTCGCTCAGGATTATAACCATGCCGCCAGGGATGCAGCCTTCAGCCATTACGCCGCCGTGGGGACAGCCCTGGGGACCATGGCTGCCGCAAGGGTGCATGAGAGCATGGGATGGGTCGAGCAATTCAACCTGACCGATGCGGGCAAGGGCCGTTGGCTTTCCGCCGGGCTCTCCAACCATACGCCAGCCACGGCCATACAGCAGGACTGGGGTGCACTGGATGACAAGGGGTACATCTTTGCCATCAAGTACCCGCACCTGGATGGCTTCCGCTGGAATGGGGACCATACCTGTACCCAGGTGGAGGTAGCCGAGGACGGCACGATGAACGAGAGTCAGCAGCGTTTCGGGCGTACCGCAGACAAGGCGATACGAGCGGTGTATGCAGCCCTGATCCCGAAAGTGAACAGCCCCCAGTTGCTGGATGCCAATGGAAAACTGCCACCTGTCATGGTGGCCTCCTTCAAGGCAGCGGCAGAAAAGGCCATTGACCGCCAGCTGGCAGGCGAGATATCGGCAAGACGCGTGATTGTCGACAAGGACTCTGTGCTGCTGCCGCCCAACCCCGTGCTGAAGGTCTCACTGGAGGTGGTTCCGGTGGGTTCTGCCGATACCATTCAAGTTAGTTTCGCACTCAAAAACAGTTTGAACAATGGCAATTAA
- a CDS encoding DUF6848 family protein, with protein sequence MENTEKQLEEKVSLTSEQKEHCKLLSLKEKDYVKLLEEYGELFLLKITEEREDEVEADIHMLVKKPNRYHVNHYLVKAEQKPIEAVTVFLRSCMVAGDERICEDVEKLMAAFSPLQEMINGSDPILTKSPKPEPRVLKALDMDAEEFNSLKGKYAEKGINLHLVEVATNETFTEFISLLVKSPNKDIMNDFLKKSERVPVDAMRQLIARCVVHGDKRTVLEDLQLTIRVGRTINKIVTGYKGVLVSSIKKKA encoded by the coding sequence ATGGAAAACACCGAAAAACAACTGGAAGAAAAAGTAAGCCTCACCTCAGAGCAGAAGGAGCACTGCAAACTTTTGTCTTTGAAAGAAAAGGACTATGTAAAACTGCTTGAGGAGTATGGGGAGCTGTTTCTTTTGAAAATCACAGAAGAACGGGAGGATGAGGTAGAGGCTGATATTCATATGCTTGTCAAGAAACCGAACCGGTACCATGTCAACCACTATCTGGTGAAAGCAGAGCAGAAACCGATTGAGGCAGTCACTGTCTTCTTGCGTAGCTGTATGGTAGCCGGTGATGAACGTATCTGTGAGGATGTAGAAAAGTTGATGGCAGCCTTTTCCCCATTGCAGGAAATGATCAATGGGTCTGACCCTATTCTTACCAAGTCGCCCAAACCAGAACCAAGGGTTTTGAAAGCGTTGGATATGGATGCGGAAGAGTTCAACAGCTTGAAAGGGAAGTATGCTGAGAAGGGCATTAACCTGCACCTTGTTGAGGTAGCCACCAATGAGACATTCACCGAGTTCATATCCTTGCTGGTGAAATCACCGAACAAGGATATCATGAATGATTTCCTGAAGAAATCAGAAAGAGTACCAGTAGATGCCATGCGTCAGCTTATCGCAAGATGTGTTGTCCATGGTGACAAGAGAACGGTATTGGAAGACCTTCAACTAACGATCAGGGTTGGAAGGACCATCAACAAGATCGTGACAGGCTACAAAGGTGTCTTGGTCTCTTCGATCAAAAAAAAGGCTTAA